Proteins from a single region of Pseudomonadota bacterium:
- a CDS encoding HU family DNA-binding protein, which translates to MNKQAIIEVVSGVLGGTKVDAEKAVDAVFDAITNTLKKGEDASVAGFGIFSAKMRAARTARNPRTGEAIEVKAMRVPKFRASKALKDAVKQG; encoded by the coding sequence ATGAATAAACAAGCAATAATTGAAGTAGTGAGTGGGGTGTTAGGAGGCACAAAAGTTGACGCTGAAAAAGCGGTGGACGCCGTTTTTGACGCTATTACCAATACGCTTAAAAAAGGCGAGGACGCGTCTGTGGCCGGATTTGGGATCTTCTCCGCCAAAATGAGAGCGGCGCGCACAGCGCGCAACCCGCGCACTGGTGAAGCGATTGAAGTGAAAGCAATGCGAGTTCCAAAATTCAGAGCTTCCAAAGCTTTGAAAGACGCGGTGAAACAAGGTTAA
- the rny gene encoding ribonuclease Y: MSLTTVIFLLAVFAVGGIAFGYFLRWALTFGKKGSIELKIQQMTLDAQEKYKNIISEADKKSNDVIQEAEKEKKEKEKQAQKTEERLIKKEDFLDKRQLELSAETKKIEEKISKIEAVRANLEKLKEKEQQDLERIAKLSETEAKEQLLTIIEKNYAEDLATRLQKLEQTGEEKLEKKAQDILITSIHRMGNSVAADVLSTTISIPSDDIKGKIIGKEGKNIRAFERASGTEVIVDDTPGSITISSYDPIRRQIARAALENLIIDGRIQPARIEEFLEKAKLEINKLIKKKGEQAVYECGIVNLDPRIVSILGRLYFRTSYGQNVLQHSIEMSHLAGMLAEELGANVAIAKAGALLHDIGKAIDHEVQGTHVEIGKRILQKFGADEKIIQAMQSHHEEHPYETVESVIVQIADSISGGRPGARRDNVENYLKRLKELEDIANSFQGIDKAYAIQAGREIRVLVRPDEISDIEAKKLARNIALKIENELKYPGEIKVNVIRESRVIEYAR, encoded by the coding sequence AAAAAAGGTTCAATTGAGTTGAAAATTCAACAAATGACCTTGGATGCTCAAGAAAAATACAAAAATATTATTTCCGAGGCGGACAAAAAATCAAACGATGTAATTCAAGAAGCGGAAAAGGAGAAAAAAGAAAAAGAAAAACAAGCGCAAAAAACAGAGGAACGCTTGATCAAAAAAGAAGATTTTTTGGACAAACGCCAATTGGAATTAAGCGCGGAAACAAAGAAAATTGAAGAGAAAATCTCTAAAATTGAAGCGGTGCGGGCCAATTTGGAAAAATTAAAAGAAAAAGAACAACAAGATTTGGAAAGAATCGCAAAATTGAGCGAAACTGAAGCCAAGGAACAATTATTGACCATAATTGAAAAAAATTATGCGGAAGATTTGGCGACTCGTTTGCAAAAATTGGAACAAACCGGTGAAGAAAAACTTGAAAAAAAGGCGCAAGATATTTTAATCACCAGTATTCATAGAATGGGAAATTCCGTGGCGGCGGATGTCTTGTCCACAACTATTAGCATTCCCTCGGACGATATTAAAGGGAAAATTATAGGGAAAGAAGGCAAAAATATCAGAGCATTTGAAAGAGCTTCCGGCACGGAGGTGATTGTGGATGATACTCCAGGTTCTATTACAATTTCATCTTATGATCCGATTCGGCGTCAAATCGCGCGCGCCGCTTTGGAAAATTTGATTATTGACGGCAGAATTCAGCCAGCGCGCATTGAGGAATTTCTGGAAAAAGCCAAATTGGAAATCAATAAATTGATAAAGAAAAAGGGCGAGCAGGCGGTTTATGAATGTGGGATTGTCAATTTGGACCCGCGGATTGTTTCTATTTTAGGACGGTTGTATTTTAGAACCAGTTATGGGCAGAATGTTTTGCAACACTCCATTGAAATGTCGCATTTGGCGGGAATGTTGGCGGAAGAATTAGGGGCGAATGTCGCTATCGCCAAAGCTGGCGCGCTCTTGCACGATATTGGCAAGGCGATTGACCACGAAGTGCAGGGCACCCATGTTGAAATCGGCAAAAGAATTTTGCAGAAATTCGGGGCGGATGAGAAAATCATTCAAGCGATGCAGTCTCATCATGAGGAACACCCTTATGAAACCGTTGAATCGGTGATTGTTCAAATTGCCGACTCTATTTCAGGCGGACGACCAGGGGCGCGTCGGGATAATGTGGAAAATTATTTGAAACGCTTGAAAGAATTGGAGGATATCGCGAATTCTTTTCAGGGAATTGATAAGGCGTATGCGATTCAAGCTGGACGGGAAATTCGGGTTTTGGTGCGACCAGACGAGATTTCCGATATAGAAGCCAAAAAATTGGCGCGAAATATTGCCTTGAAAATTGAAAATGAATTAAAATATCCAGGGGAGATCAAGGTGAATGTGATTCGGGAATCAAGGGTGATTGAATATGCAAGATAG